In Raphanus sativus cultivar WK10039 unplaced genomic scaffold, ASM80110v3 Scaffold0818, whole genome shotgun sequence, the genomic window CCCGAACCCATGTGGATGCCACCGGTCACTCGTGTAGCTTCTCCAATTCCGGCCACCGCAGCAGGACCACCGAGCTCAGTCTCTTCACCGTCGTCATCGATGACACCGCCGGGTACTAGTCAACAGACATCGGGCTCCCCTCAACCAAACTCAGGTTCGTTTTCCTCTCCTTTAATTTCTGACCCAATACCCGATCCAAGCCCATCACCTACACCAAACCCGAGCCCAACTTTACATCCACACCAAAACCCACCATTAATCCCAAACCTTAACCCAAGCCCACTAAACACAAACCCAGGCCCAAGTAACCCAACCTCAACCGATATTCCAGCTGTATCGTCTTCCTCAAACGCAACCCCaacttcttcatcatcttcatcatcggATTCCAACCCTGTAAACCTACCTATCCCAACTCAAACCAATCCCCCAAAACGGATGACTACCCGCTCCCAGAACAACATTACCAAACCTAACAAAAAGTATTCCCTTCTCATCACCAACCGCACCAAAAACACCATCCCATCCACCATAAACCAGGCCTTGCGAGACCCGAACTGGCGTAAAGCTTGTTCCGAGGAATTCAATGCTCAAGTCAAAAACAGGACTTGGGATCTTGTACCGCCTCCACCAAATCAGAACATCGTCAGTTGTCGTTGGTTATTCACTGACAAATATTTGGCAAATGGTCAACATGACAGACATAAATCCAGATTAGTTGCTCGTGGTTATACGCAACGTTATGGTGTTGATTTTGCAGATACGTTTAGTCCGGTGATAAAGGCGACGACCGTGCGAACAGTTCTCGGTGTGGCAGAAAGCAAATCATGGGCCATTCGACAGTTAGATGTCAACCACGCGTTTCTGCAAGCCCGACTTACGGATGAAGTATACATGTCTCAACCTCCTGGCTTCATTGATAAAGATCGGCCAAATCATGTATGTAGATTAAACAAGGCTATCTACGGTTTAAAGCAGTCGCCGCGTGCTTGGTATCAAGAACTCAAGAACTTCTTACTCTCGCTTGGATTCTACAACTCTGTCGCTGATACCTCTCTGTTTGTTCTTCGTCGGACTGGTCATCTCGTTTATTTATTGGTGTACGTGGATGATATTATAGTCACAGGCAGCAACCATCAATTGATCAATGGCATCATCGCCTCTCTTGGTCAACGGTTCTCTCTCAAGGACATGGGTGACCTTCATTACTTTCTTGGTATAGAGGTTAGCCGAACAGCAAAGGGGCTACACTTGATGCAGAAGAAATACATCAGTGATCTACTTCACAAGGTCAATATGCAGAACACAAAGGCTGTCTCCACACCTCTCAACTCTGAAGAGAAACTGTCTCTCAACCTTGGCAACCCATTAGATGATCCAAAACAATATAGAGCTGTCATCGGAAGTCTACAATATCTGGCCTTCACTCGTCCGGATATCGCCTACGCAGTCAACAAGCTCTCTCAGTATATGCATCGTCCTACTGATGCACACTGGAATGCGGCGAAACGTGTTCTCCGTTACCTCGCAGGCACAATGTCACATGGCATACTTCTTCGTAAGAATaatcctctctctctttatgCGTATTCAGacgctgattgggctggagatcgGGATGATTTTGTTTCAACAAATGCTTATGTGATCTACTTGGGTGCTCACCCTATCTCTTGGTCATCAAAGAAGCAAGATGGCGTCGCTAGATCATCAACGGAAGCTGAGTACAGATCAGTCGCTAATACTGCTTCCGAACTGTCTTGGGTCTCTTCCTTGCTCTCTGAACTCGGAATCCAGCTTCCTGCACCTCCAGTTATCTACTGTGATAACATTGGTGCAACATATCTCTGTGCAAACCCGGTCTTCCACTCTCGAATGAAGCATATAGCTCTAGCTTACCACTTCATCCGCGAACGAGTACAGCGAGGACATCTCAGAGTTGTTCATGTCTCTACTAAAGACCAACTTGCGGACATGCTCACAAAACCATTACCTCGGACACCATTCCATGACTTCTGTTTCAAGATTGGAGTTGTTCCCCCacctccatcttgagggggcgTATAGACATATAAGGCAACTTATGTATTAAGGGTTATTGTGTAATTAGTATCTCTGTATACCCTAGCTCTACGAGACTGTATATATACTTGTACATTGCTAATCTAATGAATCAAGTCATTTGACCTATAAAAACACATTGAAAGGCCATCCGGACATTCCTTGTCTGGCAAGAAAGCTCGCTGAAAAATGCTGTGGTCTACCATTGGCACTTAACGTTATTGGCGAAACCATGGCATGCAAAAGAACGGAACAAGAATGGCGTACTGCTATTAACGTTTTGAGTTCAGAGTTTTCTGGCATGGAAGACCAAGTTCTCTCGATCTTGAAGTATAGCTACGATCATTTAAACATGGAACAGGTGAAATCATGCTTCCTGTATTGCTCTTTGTTTCCTGAAGATTACCGTATGGAGAAAGAGAGGTTGATAGACTACTGGATATGTGAGGGGTTCCTAGATGAGAACGGGAGTAGAGAAATAGCATTAAGCCGAGGCTATGAGATCATTGGTATACTTGTCCGTGCATGTTTGCTGCTAGAGGAAGCAATCAATAAAGAACAAGTGAAGATGCATGACGTGGTCCGGGAGATGGCTCTCTGGATATCATCTGATCTTGGGAAGGATAAAGAGAAATGTGTTGTGCAAGCAAGAGGCGGGTTACGCGAGATACCAAGAATCAAGAACTGGAGTGGCGTGACAAGGATGTCCCTCATGGAAAATGAGATTGAGATGGTCTCTGGCAGCCCTGAGTGCTCGAAACTCGCAACTCTCTTCCTTCAGAAAAACGATTCGCTGATACATATCTCGGCTGATTTCTTCCGGTGTATCCCAATGCTCGTTGTCCTGGATCTTTCAGGGAACTCAAGTCTCCGGAAATTGCCGGAACAAGTATCAGAGCTGGTCTCCTTACGCTATCTTGACTTGTCATGGACATACATAAGGCGGCTACCTCTCGGCTTGCAAGAGTTGAAAAAGCTCATACATTTGAGGCTGGACTACATGAAGAGACTCAAGAGTGTTTCAGGGGTATCAAAACTGTCTAGTTTGAGGAAACTGCAAATACTAGAGTCTAAAATGTCGCTAGACATGAGCTTAATGGAGGAGTTGCAGCTCTTGGAGCATTTACAGGTTCTTAACATAAGTATCAAGTCAAGTTTGGTTGTGGAGAAGTTGTTATATGCTCCCAGGTTGGTGAAA contains:
- the LOC130494448 gene encoding disease resistance protein SUMM2-like, producing the protein MACKRTEQEWRTAINVLSSEFSGMEDQVLSILKYSYDHLNMEQVKSCFLYCSLFPEDYRMEKERLIDYWICEGFLDENGSREIALSRGYEIIGILVRACLLLEEAINKEQVKMHDVVREMALWISSDLGKDKEKCVVQARGGLREIPRIKNWSGVTRMSLMENEIEMVSGSPECSKLATLFLQKNDSLIHISADFFRCIPMLVVLDLSGNSSLRKLPEQVSELVSLRYLDLSWTYIRRLPLGLQELKKLIHLRLDYMKRLKSVSGVSKLSSLRKLQILESKMSLDMSLMEELQLLEHLQVLNISIKSSLVVEKLLYAPRLVKCLQILVLRGLEEEESARVLALPCMDSLRKVIIRKCGMWEIKAERKTLSLTQGFQNLSSVHISSCSGLKDLTWLLHAPNLTSLMVLDSEVVEEIISREKAMSVNIIPFKKLESLRLHNLATLKSIYWVPLSFPCLKTIHVTECPELRKLPLDSQSVVRVEEFVIKYKEEEWFERVEWDDEATRLRFLPFFKFFGPEWHVTFVR